The nucleotide sequence CCTTTAAAACCGACGTGGAACAACCTGCACTGATGAGTGCACAAACAGGCTCAAGCACAACAATAGATGAGAGTAATGGCGTTGAGCCAGCGAAAGCATTATCCAATACTGAAAAAATAGGAATGGTGCTTTACACCGATTATGTTTTTGCATTTGAAATTGCCGCGGTTCTACTTTTAGTGGCGATCATTTCTGCAATTACTTTGGCGCATCGGGGAGCGATTCGTTCTAAACGACAGAATATTGTTGGGCAGATTATGACTCGTCGCGAGGATAGGGTCAAACTTGTCAAAATGAAGCCCGAGAAATAAACACTAGGAAAATTGATGATACCAGTAAACAATTATTTGATATTGGCTGCGATTTTGTTTGGTTTGAGCCTCGTAGGCATCATGCTGAATCGCAAAAATATAATACTGCTGTTGGTTTGTATTGAACTGATGCTGCTGGCAGTCAACACCAATTTTGTCGCCTTTTCCCATTTCTATGGTGGGGTTGCTGGTGAAGTATTTGTTTTCTTTATCCTGACGGTTGCCGCAGCTGAGGCAGCGATAGGTTTGGCTATAGTGATGTTGCTGTACCGTAACAGGGGCAATATCGATGTCGATAAGATGAATCATTTAAAAGGTTAACAACGTGAGCATTCAACAACTATGTCTTGTAATTGTTCTTGCACCGCTGCTCGGTTCAATCATTGCGGGGTTTTTCCGCAACCAGATTGGTCGTTCAGGTGCACATTCCGTAACCATTGCTGGTGTTGGTTTATCTTTTCTGTTATCGCTTTATGTTGCTGTACTCATATTAACTGGTTCGGCTGATTCAGTTAACAGTAATATTTATACATGGGCTAGTGGCGGAGATTTGTTCCCTTATGCGTTCCATATTGGGTTTTTAATTGATCCGCTAACTGTAGTAATGCTGGTTGTGGTGAATTTTGTATCTCTGCTAGTGCATATCTACAGTATTGGTTATATGGCCGAGGATGACGGTTATCAGCGATTTTTTAGTTATATTTCCCTTTTTACATTTATGATGTTGATGCTGGTTACCGCCAATAATTTTTTACAGCTGTTTTTCGGTTGGGAAGGTGTAGGCCTGGTTTCCTATTTACTTATCAGCTTTTGGTACGACAAAGAGTCAGCTATTGAAGGTGGTTTGAAAGCCTTTATAGTCAACCGTGTAGGGGATTTTGGTTTTGTGCTAGGGATAGGCATGGTCTTGGCTTATACCGGTAGTTTGGATTACGACACGGTTTTCCAGAGTGCAAATCATCTGTCTGGGACTACCGTTGAGCTATTTTCCGGCCATCCATGGTCATTGCTTACTGTGATTTGTTTGCTGCTTTATGTAGGGGCTATGGGTAAATCTGCTCAAGTTCCCCTGCACGTATGGTTGCCGGAGTCAATGGAAGGCCCTACGCCTATTTCAGCATTGATCCATGCGGCAACAATGGTTACCGCCGGGGTTTTCATGATCGCCCGTATTTCCCCCTTGGTTGAATTGTCAACCACAGCACTGAGCACCATTCTGATTATAGGTGCCACAGGAGCTCTGTTTACTGGAATTTTGGCTTTGGTGATGAATGACATCAAGCGGGTTGTTGCCTATTCTACTTTATCACAATTAGGCTATATGATGGTTGCGATGGGCGCTTCAGCTTATAGTGCTGGAATGTTCCATTTATTGACACATGCTTGCTTTAAAGCCCTATTATTTTTAGGCGCAGGCTCGGTCATTATTGGCATGCATCACGAGCAAGATATGCGCAAAATGGGTGGTTTGTGGAATAAAATGCCCATTACCTATGCCACTTTTGTCATTGGCAGTCTAGCGCTTTGTGCTATCCCTCCGTTTGCTGGTTTCTATTCAAAAGATACGATTATCGAAGCGGCAAAACTCTCAGAAATTCCTGGAAGTGGTTACGCCTATTTTTGTGTGGCTTTGGGTGCCATGGTTACGGCGTTATATACTTTCCGTGCTTTATTTATGACTTTTCATGGAAAGTGTCGAGCGGATGAGCATACGCTCGCTCACTTGCATGAGTCGCCTGGGGTGGTATGGTTCCCATTAGTGATGCTGGCAATTCCTTCAGTCATTATCGGGTATATTCTTTATATGCCAATGCTTTTTGATACACCGACGCTTCTTGGAAAATCCTTGTTTGTTTTACCTGAACATAATGTCCTTGCGGAATTGGCAAAAGAAGTCTCTTCCCCTTGGCAAGTGGCCTTGCATTCAGTCGGTTCACTAACTTTCTGGTTAGCTATTGCCGGTATTGTCATTGCCTGGGTTTGCTATATTGCCTTGCCTTCAATACCTGGTGTTTTGGCCAGGACCTTCGCTTGGCCCTACCGTATTCTGATGAACAAGTATGGTTTTGATGCATTTAATGATCATGTCATTGTGCGTGGTTCCAAAGCGATGGGACAATTTTTTTATCAAACAGGTGATCAACGACTTATTGATGGCATGCTCGTAAATGGTGCAGGTCGTACGATTAGGTGGTTCGCACAAAAAGGTCGCGCTATCCAAAGCGGCTATTTGTACCATTATGCAACTGTGATGGTACTTGGTCTTTTTGTTTTCCTATGCTGGTTATTGCTAGGCTGATTATAAGGTGAAGGTATGTATCATTTGCTCAATTTATTGATTTGGTTACCCATTATCGGAGGCGTTTTTGTATTCCTCACTGGCGATGATAATAACCCGAATGTATCACGTTATTTATCTTTATTTACCGTTATACTCACGTTACTAATCTGTATACCTTTGGTAACCGGGTTTGATGTCAATACCCCGGGTATGCAACATCTTGATGAAATTACGTGGATGCCGGCTTTAGGAATTAACTATAGTCTGGGAATTGATGGTTTGTCACTGCTATTAATCATTCTGAGCATATTTACCAATCTTATTGTGATCCTCGCAACCTGGGACAGTATTCATCAGCGCGTTGGCCAGTATATGGCTGCATTCCTGATTATGCAGGGTTTATTAGTCGGTGTCTTTTCAGCACTTGATGCGATTGTTTTTTATATATTCTGGGAAGCAACGCTTATCCCCATGTATTTGATTATCGGTATTTGGGGTTCAGATAATCGCGTCTATGCAGCAATAAAGTTTTTCCTGTATACCTTCTTGGGCTCGGTGCTTATGCTGGCCTCGTTCCTTTATATAGGCTATCAGGCAGGGTCATTTAAAATTGAAGCTTTCTATGCCATAAAATTAGGTATGACTGCACAAACACTCATCTTTATTGCTTTTTTCCTTGGTTTTGCAATCAAGATTCCAATGTTTCCTGTGCATACCTGGTTACCAGATGCCCATACCGAAGCACCTGCTGGTGGTTCAGTTGTTCTGGCGGCAATTTTATTGAAGCTTGGTGCTTATGGATTTATTCGTTTTTCTTTGCCAATAGTACCTGATGCATCTAGTAAATACGCGATGGTTATGATTGCCCTCTCATTAATTGCAGTAGTCTATGTGGGCTTGGTCGCTATTATCCAAAAAGATATGAAGAGACTTATTGCCTACTCATCAATATCCCATATGGGTTTTGTAACCCTTGGTTGTTTTGCTGTATTTGCTATAGCGAAACAGTCAGGACTGAGTAATGCGGGTTTGGTTCTTGAAGGAGCCATTATTGTGATGATTTCACATGCTTTTGTATCCAGTGCCATGTTTGCCGGCGTGGGTTATATCTATGACAGGATGCATACTCGACAGGTTAAGGATTTTGGTGGGTTAGTCCATTCCATGCCAATTTTCGCTTCCTTTTTCATGCTTTTTGCCATGGCAAACGCAGGATTGCCTGGAACTTCAGGTTTTGTTGGTGAATTTATGGTGATTTTAGGGAGCATTAAAGCAGGCTTCTGGATCGCATTTTGGGCTGCTACCACATTGATTATTGGTGCCGCATACACTTTGTGGATGTACAAACGCGTTATTTTTGGCCCGATAACTAATAAAAAGATTGAATCCTTAAGTGATATTTCCGGCTTCGAAATCAGTGCTTATGCACTCCTTGCTTTTATGGTGGTAGCAATGGGTGTATATCCAAAGCCCGTACTTAATTATATTCATCAAACAGTCAGCTACACCTTGGCTCAGGCTGATAAATCAAAATTATAACTAGCAAGGTTAAATAAACATGACAGTATCATTACTTGAGAATCTACACATCGCATTACCAGAGATGATTGTGTTAGTCACCGCCTGTATAGCCTTGTTGGGTGATCTTTTTTTCCGACATCGCTACGCTTCGATTGCATTTGCCTGTGCAATTGCTGGACTGGCTTTAGCCGCTGGTGTAAGTTTTATGTTACTTGGTAGTTTCAAGACGGTAATCCTTGGCGGTCTTTATGTAAGTGACGATATTGCACAGCTGATGAAATTATTTATTTATCTTAGTGTTTTTCTCTGTTTTTTCTATTCGCAGCGCTACATTGATGAGCGTCAAATGCCTGCAGGCGACTACTATGTTCTTGGCCTGTTTTCCATGTTAGGAATGATGGTGCTTGTTTCAGCTCATTCATTACTGACAATTTATCTAGGTCTGGAGTTACTTTCCTTGCCTTTATATGCGATGACTGCAATTCGTCGTACAAACAGCGACGCATCAGAAGCAGCCATGAAGTATTTTGTGATGGGGGCGATTGCCTCTGGCATGCTCTTGTATGGTTTGTCCTTGTTGTATGGCGCGACAGGGAAACTGGATTTGCTTGATATTGCTAATGCCATTGCTGCCAATTGGCAGCAGGACAGTACTCTACTGTCGTTTGCTTTAGTATTTATTATGGTGGGTGTAGGGTTCAAATTAGCTGCTATGCCGTTTCACATGTGGGCACCGGATGTCTATCAAGGTGCGCCAAGTGCAGTCACTCTTTTTATTAGTGCTGCGCCTAAAATAGCCGCGCTTGGCATGGCATTACGTTTGTTAACGCTAGGTTTGGCGGGTATTTCACCGCAATGGCAGCAGTTACTGCTGATAATGGCTTTGCTATCGACTGGACTGGGTAATTTGTTTGCAATTACCCAAGTTAATATTAAGCGACTTTTGGCTTAT is from Legionella donaldsonii and encodes:
- a CDS encoding NADH-quinone oxidoreductase subunit M: MYHLLNLLIWLPIIGGVFVFLTGDDNNPNVSRYLSLFTVILTLLICIPLVTGFDVNTPGMQHLDEITWMPALGINYSLGIDGLSLLLIILSIFTNLIVILATWDSIHQRVGQYMAAFLIMQGLLVGVFSALDAIVFYIFWEATLIPMYLIIGIWGSDNRVYAAIKFFLYTFLGSVLMLASFLYIGYQAGSFKIEAFYAIKLGMTAQTLIFIAFFLGFAIKIPMFPVHTWLPDAHTEAPAGGSVVLAAILLKLGAYGFIRFSLPIVPDASSKYAMVMIALSLIAVVYVGLVAIIQKDMKRLIAYSSISHMGFVTLGCFAVFAIAKQSGLSNAGLVLEGAIIVMISHAFVSSAMFAGVGYIYDRMHTRQVKDFGGLVHSMPIFASFFMLFAMANAGLPGTSGFVGEFMVILGSIKAGFWIAFWAATTLIIGAAYTLWMYKRVIFGPITNKKIESLSDISGFEISAYALLAFMVVAMGVYPKPVLNYIHQTVSYTLAQADKSKL
- the nuoK gene encoding NADH-quinone oxidoreductase subunit NuoK: MIPVNNYLILAAILFGLSLVGIMLNRKNIILLLVCIELMLLAVNTNFVAFSHFYGGVAGEVFVFFILTVAAAEAAIGLAIVMLLYRNRGNIDVDKMNHLKG
- the nuoN gene encoding NADH-quinone oxidoreductase subunit NuoN; its protein translation is MTVSLLENLHIALPEMIVLVTACIALLGDLFFRHRYASIAFACAIAGLALAAGVSFMLLGSFKTVILGGLYVSDDIAQLMKLFIYLSVFLCFFYSQRYIDERQMPAGDYYVLGLFSMLGMMVLVSAHSLLTIYLGLELLSLPLYAMTAIRRTNSDASEAAMKYFVMGAIASGMLLYGLSLLYGATGKLDLLDIANAIAANWQQDSTLLSFALVFIMVGVGFKLAAMPFHMWAPDVYQGAPSAVTLFISAAPKIAALGMALRLLTLGLAGISPQWQQLLLIMALLSTGLGNLFAITQVNIKRLLAYSAISHIGYSLFGLLAASDAGYAAALYYVLVYSLMTVAAFGLIVILSNKGVEIDQVDDLKGLNKRNPWIAFMLLIVMFSMAGVPPTVGFFTKLLVLKALVDVNMTWVAVLGLFFAVIGAYYYLRIVKVMYFDEATDSTPVRFSMPTQIVFSLNCLSLLFLGIFPSALITACINAFAG
- the nuoL gene encoding NADH-quinone oxidoreductase subunit L, which encodes MSIQQLCLVIVLAPLLGSIIAGFFRNQIGRSGAHSVTIAGVGLSFLLSLYVAVLILTGSADSVNSNIYTWASGGDLFPYAFHIGFLIDPLTVVMLVVVNFVSLLVHIYSIGYMAEDDGYQRFFSYISLFTFMMLMLVTANNFLQLFFGWEGVGLVSYLLISFWYDKESAIEGGLKAFIVNRVGDFGFVLGIGMVLAYTGSLDYDTVFQSANHLSGTTVELFSGHPWSLLTVICLLLYVGAMGKSAQVPLHVWLPESMEGPTPISALIHAATMVTAGVFMIARISPLVELSTTALSTILIIGATGALFTGILALVMNDIKRVVAYSTLSQLGYMMVAMGASAYSAGMFHLLTHACFKALLFLGAGSVIIGMHHEQDMRKMGGLWNKMPITYATFVIGSLALCAIPPFAGFYSKDTIIEAAKLSEIPGSGYAYFCVALGAMVTALYTFRALFMTFHGKCRADEHTLAHLHESPGVVWFPLVMLAIPSVIIGYILYMPMLFDTPTLLGKSLFVLPEHNVLAELAKEVSSPWQVALHSVGSLTFWLAIAGIVIAWVCYIALPSIPGVLARTFAWPYRILMNKYGFDAFNDHVIVRGSKAMGQFFYQTGDQRLIDGMLVNGAGRTIRWFAQKGRAIQSGYLYHYATVMVLGLFVFLCWLLLG